In Hydractinia symbiolongicarpus strain clone_291-10 chromosome 13, HSymV2.1, whole genome shotgun sequence, a single genomic region encodes these proteins:
- the LOC130623065 gene encoding uncharacterized protein LOC130623065 — MSDSSKPPFTFILPTRPDVQWDNSTTKPPCSFIKPTHPTTNPTEEQSVNPLNLGSPFDLGEGISGFHAHNEFLYISFGIIVCNLLPIVLISSRKGLRKKHSNKFFLNLQISHFCIGVVNCISQVSNNVQLTFINNALLLQVFIALQLLTCDRFIAIKYPLQKMQVKTRSVYMIIICAWLFSILFGIIENVIRVKQDDLAKIRVTTITVSMVTLTVFNTVVYKIAKQHVKNRNNFQNNRTVKKNALRASILCFVTVFSFVVLWLPYLIHDVLTIANLYTPNNVATVTEVTAAIALTNSITDPLLFMIFNKSVHQEMKLIVKPLKDHLDKTLDDIIQ, encoded by the coding sequence ATGTCAGATAGTTCCAAGCCACCCTTTACATTCATTTTACCTACACGTCCAGACGTGCAGTGGGACAACTCAACAACAAAGCCACCCTGTTCATTCATTAAACCGACACATCCAACAACCAACCCAACAGAAGAACAGTCTGTTAATCCGTTAAATCTCGGATCACCATTCGATTTGGGCGAAGGCATCTCTGGATTTCATGCGCATAACGAGTTCCTTTATATATCCTTCGGAATAATTGTGTGTAATCTACTCCCTATTGTGTTAATTTCATCAAGAAAAGGCTTGCGAAAAAAACATTCGAACAAATTCTTTCTCAACCTGCAGATCAGTCATTTCTGCATTGGTGTTGTGAATTGCATATCACAGGTTTCAAACAATGTGCAGCTAACTTTTATTAACAACGCATTGCTTCTTCAAGTTTTCATTGCATTGCAGCTCTTGACATGTGATCGTTTTATTGCTATAAAATACCCTTTACAGAAGATGCAAGTGAAAACTAGATCTGTTTATATGATTATCATTTGCGCATGGCTTTTTTCAATCTTGTTTGGAATAATTGAAAACGTGATCCGTGTCAAACAGGATGATCTCGCAAAAATAAGAGTGACAACAATAACTGTGTCGATGGTCACACTGACTGTATTTAATACTGTTGTTTATAAAATTGCTAAGCAACACGTAAAGAATAGGAATAATTTTCAGAATAACAGGACGGTAAAAAAGAATGCGTTACGGGCGTCAATTTTATGTTTCGTTACCGTTTTCTCCTTTGTAGTCTTGTGGTTGCCGTATTTGATTCATGATGTTTTAACAATTGCAAATCTATACACTCCGAACAATGTGGCTACTGTTACTGAGGTTACTGCAGCTATTGCTTTGACCAATTCTATTACGGATCCGCTATTGTTCATGATTTTTAATAAATCAGTCCATCAAGAAATGAAGCTAATTGTGAAACCATTGAAAGATCATTTGGATAAAACACTAGACGATATAATTCAATGA